GCGCAAAATTCGCCTGCCATTTGAATGCACGCCGCCACATCAGGACTTCGAGGACGCTTTGACCGCCCAGGGGCTCAAGGTGCGGCGCACCCATTTCCAACTGCGTCAGTAGTCCGGGGTTTCAGGCCGCGCCTTGGGCCGCTGTTTGTCCAGACGGGTGCAATAGGCCTGCTTGCGCAGCCATCCGGCCATGTCCCGGCGCTTGGCCGCAGAATGCATCGGGCCCCAATCGGCGGTAACCCCCTGCCCCTTGCGGCCACGATAGCCATGGATGACCCCGTCACGCGGCACAGTATGGGCCATGATCCGCACCGCGCAGCTGAGGTTAGCCGCACCGTTCTTGAGACCGTCGCCAGACCGCGCATTGCATTTGTAACCCCGCGCCGTTGCAGGCAGAATTTGCAGCAGGCCATACCAGCGCCCGCCGCCGCCCACGGCCCAAGGTCGGTAGGTGCTTTCGTGTTTGGCCAGTGCAGACATGAACCCAACCCAGAAATCTGCCCTTTGCTGTGCATCCGCTGCCGGATAGGCCGGGCACCATTTGGCGATATCAGCAGGCACCAGTTCGACCAGCGGCCTGCCATGGGTCGCCAGCGCAGACAAGGCGCCGCGCGTCCATGTGGCGTGGCCCTTCATATGTTGCCAACGCGTGCGCGGCAGCGCGGCCCGGCGCAGCGGCGGACGCAGCTTTTTGAGCCCCGCATCTATTGGCATACTCTGATCGGACGGGGCCACCAATGCCACTGCAACAGGCGTGTCCGT
This window of the Sulfitobacter mediterraneus genome carries:
- a CDS encoding transglycosylase SLT domain-containing protein, with the translated sequence MASWGTHSFAMKFTFLGGALAIWIGAGGVLAQTDTPVAVALVAPSDQSMPIDAGLKKLRPPLRRAALPRTRWQHMKGHATWTRGALSALATHGRPLVELVPADIAKWCPAYPAADAQQRADFWVGFMSALAKHESTYRPWAVGGGGRWYGLLQILPATARGYKCNARSGDGLKNGAANLSCAVRIMAHTVPRDGVIHGYRGRKGQGVTADWGPMHSAAKRRDMAGWLRKQAYCTRLDKQRPKARPETPDY